From Watersipora subatra chromosome 8, tzWatSuba1.1, whole genome shotgun sequence, a single genomic window includes:
- the LOC137402459 gene encoding uncharacterized protein, with protein sequence MCSKGNIRLHKFLSNNKEVLATVPISERGESTKAIDLLTETLPSERTLGMKWCLETDTFHFGNPELQNKPSTKRGPLSTIAQIYDPKGLISPLVLKGKQILQKVVASEQLWDKLMCPDDKQKWEDWRTEITNLTALSIPRCFKTETNIVSTELHHFSDASLNGYGACSYIKQVNDSRKISCNLILAKSRVAPLKKPTIPRLELQGAVTATRLANVLRKELKLSVDKETFWSDSQIVLGYISNDVRKLHLYVANRVSEIRKTTEPKQWNYVPTEFNPADIASRGIGAKEIIDNDMWWNGPPFLRDPVALDFNKQNRVNTTVNESDPEVRKKGLVTMATFNTPSITRKFTRFSSWKKLVHSIALLKSFVKQKQWMYNELKTNNLKEAEALILKMAQAESYPMKEKEKSLIKLNPKIDDEGIVHVGGRASASTLSYQQKYPIIIPKNSHLAYLLTVHYYKQISHLGRRSTLAAIRDAGIWMVNESGVVKRVLNQCVGCARLRKAPETQLMGELPKERMEATPPFTNIGIDTFGPYYVKDKRTELKRWGLLITCLYSRAVHIEVLDDMSADTLIQALRCFMALRGPVQTIYCDNGTNFVGAKNEIEKQLEITSKETKQYLLENRIHFKFNSPEASHQGGAMERMIRSVRAVLNAMTFKLKNKLDTKTLRTFFYEAENIINSRPLTATSTSNPKDHVITPNHILTMKSQSLLASPPGNFTEDDLYSSKRWKIAQAAAEEFWKTWKTEYLNSITIRQKWTRTRPNVKKGDIVIVKDNQAARNDWKLGRVTKTISGSDGLVRNLKIKIGNRFLDKKGLPMHPPTVLQRSVHSVVVLLST encoded by the coding sequence ATGTGCTCAAAAGGGAACATAAGACTACACAAATTTCTCTCTAATAACAAGGAAGTACTAGCCACAGTACCTATTTCTGAGCGTGGTGAATCTACTAAAGCTATAGACTTACTCACAGAAACACTTCCTAGTGAACGAACGCTTGGAATGAAATGGTGCTTAGAGACTGACACCTTTCACTTTGGCAACCCAGAACTACAAAACAAACCATCAACTAAAAGAGGCCCACTCTCAACCATAGCTCAAATTTACGACCCTAAGGGGCTCATTTCACCTTTGGTTTTGAAAGGAAAGCAAATTCTCCAGAAAGTAGTTGCCTCAGAACAACTATGGGACAAACTCATGTGTCCGGATGACAAACAAAAATGGGAAGATTGGAGAACTGAAATAACCAATCTAACAGCATTGAGCATACCACGATGTTTCAAAACAGAAACCAACATAGTGAGCACTGAATTGCATCACTTCAGTGATGCAAGTCTGAATGGTTATGGAGCTTGCTCATATATTAAACAGGTTAATGACAGCAGAAAAATTTCGTGCAACCTGATCTTAGCCAAATCACGAGTAGCCCCACTAAAAAAGCCCACTATTCCTAGGCTTGAGTTGCAGGGAGCTGTAACTGCAACTCGCCTCGCCAATGTGCTAAGGAAAGAGTTAAAGCTTAGTGTAGACAAAGAAACTTTCTGGAGTGATTCTCAAATAGTGCTGGGGTACATATCCAATGATGTCAGAAAGCTTCATCTGTATGTTGCCAACAGGGTAAGTGAAATTAGGAAGACAACTGAACCCAAACAATGGAATTACGTTCCAACAGAATTCAATCCAGCAGACATAGCTTCTCGTGGAATAGGTGCTAAAGAAATCATTGATAATGACATGTGGTGGAATGGGCCCCCCTTTCTCAGAGACCCAGTTGCGCTAGATTTCAATAAGCAAAATCGGGTCAACACAACAGTTAATGAATCTGACCCAGAAGTGCGAAAAAAGGGACTAGTTACCATGGCTACTTTCAACACACCAAGCATAACGAGAAAATTCACTCGATTCAGTAGTTGGAAGAAACTAGTGCACAGCATAGCATTGCTAAAGAGCTTTGTCAAACAGAAACAGTGGATGTACAATGAGTTGAAAACCAATAATCTGAAAGAGGCTGAAGCACTTATCTTAAAGATGGCGCAAGCAGAGAGTTATCCTATGAAGGAGAAGGAGAAGTCTCTCATCAAGCTCAACCCTAAGATTGATGACGAAGGTATAGTTCATGTTGGTGGGAGAGCCAGTGCTTCAACACTGAGTTATCAGCAGAAATACCCAATCATCATTCCTAAGAACTCTCACCTAGCATATCTTTTGACAGTGCATTACTATAAACAAATATCACATTTAGGAAGGAGAAGCACACTCGCAGCAATTAGAGATGCTGGAATATGGATGGTAAATGAAAGTGGTGTGGTAAAGCGCGTGCTTAATCAGTGTGTAGGCTGTGCTAGACTAAGAAAGGCACCAGAGACACAACTTATGGGAGAACTCCCCAAAGAAAGGATGGAGGCTACTCCTCCATTCACAAACATTGGAATCGACACCTTTGGACCTTATTACGTGAAGGACAAGCGCACAGAGCTGAAAAGATGGGGACTTCTGATAACCTGTCTCTACTCTAGAGCAGTTCATATAGAGGTCTTAGACGACATGAGCGCAGACACTTTAATACAAGCCCTGAGATGCTTTATGGCCTTAAGAGGGCCCGTTCAAACAATATATTGTGACAATGGAACTAATTTTGTTGGAGCAAAGAATGAGATTGAAAAGCAATTAGAGATAACCAGTAAGGAAACTAAGCAATACTTGCTAGAGAACCGCATTCATTTCAAATTCAACTCACCAGAGGCAAGTCATCAAGGAGGAGCCATGGAAAGAATGATTCGTTCGGTTAGAGCAGTACTCAATGCAATGACCTttaagctaaaaaacaaactagACACCAAAACCCTAAGAACTTTTTTCTATGAAGCAGAGAATATCATCAACAGTAGGCCCCTGACCGCCACTTCGACAAGCAATCCCAAGGATCATGTGATTACACCTAACCATATCTTGACCATGAAAAGTCAATCATTACTGGCATCACCGCCTGGAAACTTCACCGAAGATGATTTGTATAGCAGCAAACGGTGGAAGATAGCCCAAGCAGCAGCAGAAGAGTTCTGGAAAACATGGAAAACAGAGTATCTAAACAGCATAACAATTCGTCAGAAATGGACAAGGACGAGACCAAATGTCAAAAAAGGAGACATTGTCATTGTCAAAGACAACCAGGCAGCTAGAAATGATTGGAAGCTAGGTAGAGTGACTAAAACTATTTCAGGCTCAGACGGCTTGGTGCGCAACCTAAAAATCAAAATAGGGAACCGATTTCTTGATAAAAAAGGTTTACCCATGCACCCACCAACTGTTCTGCAGAGGTCAGTACACAGTGTAGTAGTTTTGCTGAGCACTTAG